From one Gemmatimonadota bacterium genomic stretch:
- a CDS encoding DUF4242 domain-containing protein, protein MPRYVIERDLPGAGALGPDQLAGISRKSCEVVDAMEPQIQWVHSYVTDDRIYCVYVAPDEAAVREHARRGGFPATRVSEVRAVIDPVTAE, encoded by the coding sequence ATGCCACGCTACGTGATCGAACGCGACCTGCCCGGCGCCGGAGCGCTGGGCCCCGACCAGCTCGCCGGCATCTCCCGCAAGTCCTGCGAGGTGGTGGACGCGATGGAGCCGCAGATCCAGTGGGTGCACAGCTACGTGACGGACGACCGCATCTACTGTGTCTATGTGGCGCCCGACGAGGCCGCGGTGCGCGAACACGCGCGCAGGGGCGGCTTCCCCGCCACGCGCGTGAGCGAGGTGCGGGCGGTGATCGACCCGGTGACCGCAGAGTAG
- a CDS encoding DUF1328 domain-containing protein translates to MLGLAITLAVIALIAAVLGFGGIAGASAGLAKIVFFVFLVLAILAFLF, encoded by the coding sequence ATGCTCGGACTCGCCATCACCCTCGCCGTGATCGCGCTCATCGCCGCGGTCCTCGGATTCGGCGGTATCGCAGGAGCCTCTGCCGGCCTCGCCAAGATCGTCTTCTTCGTATTCCTGGTCCTGGCCATCCTCGCGTTCCTCTTCTGA
- a CDS encoding BTAD domain-containing putative transcriptional regulator, with protein sequence MSPTSNVFRLKLFGSPSLEGPEGRVEGRATQRHRLGLLAILALATDRGVARERVSGLLWPDAGPDQGRRLLSDSVYRVNQAVGGEGVRTEGESLRLDPDRIDSDVARFRAALARGDLREAVAVHAAPFLEGFGIPGAVEFDRWVDAERQRLTRELGQALEGLAEGAADDPASAAIWWRQRGALDPYSSRVALRIMESLAAAGDRAAAVQHAAMHSTLVREDLGLEPDPEVARLVAALRIAPASPAQEGPAPEERPGTEGVRTDPDAPDRPSAGGETRDAPAPARAEPPAPIAERAPAARSPLRGVAPVLALLAVGAAVAVWWSGRSAPAPVGPTSIEARLPLSLVVLPLSDLSPDPEGEWFADGLTDEIITRLSTVPGLRVIGRTTSFAFKGRGVDARALGAQLGVDAVLDGSVRREGGRLRIAVQLIDATDGFQLWAETYERAEADAFALQDQIARATVARLVGSAIAPPAAPPPEADPTAYNAYLAGRFEWHRRTQPSLLAAVDHFERAVALAPTYARAHAGLGDARAVLGFYDYLPPSEAFPSAAASAQRALALDPDLPEPWATLGYVALYHEWDGAAAERAFQRSIELGPGYSTAHQWYANLLYAQGRFGEAEREMRIAQELDPLSLIANSALGWVLYYAGEHERALAQLASVAELDPDFELVYLWRGMVLEELGRTAASLEALRLATKRSPTGIARAALARGLAKAGRRAEAQTLLADLEAEHARGYAPTFEIAKVYEALGQPEEALRWLERAYDERSHSLVFLEVDPQLVGLRSHPRFRTLVERVGFAGSGADGGPP encoded by the coding sequence GTGTCGCCTACGTCCAACGTGTTCAGGCTCAAGCTGTTCGGGAGTCCGTCCCTGGAGGGGCCGGAGGGGCGGGTGGAGGGACGGGCCACGCAGCGGCACCGGCTCGGCCTCCTGGCGATCCTCGCGCTCGCGACGGATCGCGGTGTGGCTCGCGAGCGGGTCAGTGGCCTGCTGTGGCCCGACGCCGGCCCGGATCAGGGGCGGCGGCTGCTCTCGGATTCGGTGTACCGCGTCAACCAGGCGGTGGGCGGAGAAGGCGTGCGCACCGAGGGGGAGAGCCTGCGTCTCGATCCCGACCGCATCGATTCCGACGTCGCTCGCTTCCGGGCGGCCCTCGCGCGCGGTGATCTGCGGGAGGCGGTGGCGGTGCACGCGGCACCCTTCCTGGAGGGGTTCGGCATTCCGGGCGCCGTCGAGTTCGATCGCTGGGTCGACGCGGAGCGGCAGCGCCTCACGCGGGAGCTCGGCCAGGCGCTCGAGGGGCTCGCCGAGGGCGCAGCAGACGACCCGGCCTCCGCAGCGATCTGGTGGCGTCAACGCGGTGCCCTCGACCCCTACAGCTCGCGCGTGGCGCTGCGGATCATGGAGAGTCTGGCCGCCGCCGGTGACCGCGCCGCAGCCGTGCAGCACGCCGCAATGCACAGCACGCTGGTCCGCGAGGACCTGGGCCTCGAGCCCGATCCGGAGGTGGCGCGCCTCGTCGCGGCGTTGCGGATCGCTCCGGCTTCGCCCGCTCAGGAGGGTCCGGCACCGGAGGAGCGGCCGGGGACGGAGGGGGTCCGGACGGACCCGGATGCTCCGGACCGCCCGTCCGCGGGGGGCGAGACCCGGGACGCCCCGGCGCCTGCGCGCGCGGAGCCGCCCGCCCCCATTGCGGAGCGCGCCCCTGCCGCGAGGTCCCCCCTTCGCGGCGTCGCCCCCGTCCTGGCGCTGCTCGCCGTCGGAGCGGCGGTCGCGGTCTGGTGGAGTGGCCGCTCCGCGCCCGCGCCCGTCGGCCCCACGTCGATCGAAGCCCGGCTCCCATTGTCGCTGGTCGTGCTGCCGCTGTCCGACCTCAGCCCCGATCCCGAGGGCGAGTGGTTCGCCGACGGTCTGACGGACGAGATCATCACGCGCCTGTCGACGGTGCCGGGGCTGCGGGTGATCGGCCGCACCACGTCCTTCGCCTTCAAGGGGCGCGGGGTGGACGCGCGCGCCCTCGGAGCCCAGCTGGGCGTGGATGCGGTCCTGGACGGGAGCGTGCGGCGAGAGGGAGGCCGCCTGCGCATCGCGGTCCAGCTCATCGACGCGACCGACGGCTTCCAGTTGTGGGCGGAGACCTACGAGCGCGCGGAGGCAGACGCCTTCGCGCTGCAGGACCAGATCGCGCGGGCGACGGTCGCGCGCCTCGTCGGGAGCGCGATCGCTCCTCCGGCCGCTCCGCCGCCCGAGGCCGACCCCACCGCCTACAACGCCTATCTGGCCGGTCGCTTCGAATGGCACCGGCGCACGCAGCCGAGTCTCCTGGCCGCCGTGGACCACTTCGAACGCGCGGTCGCGCTGGCGCCGACCTACGCACGTGCGCACGCGGGACTGGGGGATGCGCGTGCGGTCCTCGGGTTCTACGACTACCTGCCGCCCTCCGAGGCCTTTCCCTCCGCTGCGGCGTCGGCGCAGCGAGCGCTCGCGCTGGATCCGGACCTGCCCGAGCCGTGGGCGACGCTCGGGTACGTTGCGCTCTACCACGAGTGGGACGGTGCTGCCGCCGAGCGCGCCTTCCAACGCTCGATCGAGCTGGGCCCCGGGTACAGCACCGCCCATCAGTGGTATGCGAACCTGCTCTACGCCCAGGGGCGGTTCGGAGAGGCGGAGCGCGAGATGCGCATTGCGCAGGAGCTCGATCCCCTCTCGTTGATCGCCAATTCGGCGCTGGGCTGGGTGCTCTACTACGCCGGTGAGCACGAACGCGCGCTGGCCCAGCTCGCCAGCGTCGCAGAGCTCGACCCGGACTTCGAACTCGTCTACCTGTGGCGGGGGATGGTGCTCGAGGAGCTCGGACGCACCGCCGCCTCCCTGGAGGCGCTGCGTCTCGCGACGAAGCGTTCGCCCACCGGGATCGCACGCGCCGCGCTCGCACGCGGCCTGGCCAAGGCCGGTCGGCGTGCGGAGGCGCAAACGCTGCTCGCCGACCTGGAGGCCGAGCACGCGCGTGGATACGCGCCCACCTTCGAGATCGCCAAGGTGTACGAGGCCCTCGGGCAGCCCGAGGAAGCGCTCCGCTGGCTGGAGCGAGCCTACGACGAGCGCTCCCACTCGCTCGTCTTTCTCGAGGTGGACCCGCAACTGGTCGGATTGCGGAGCCATCCACGGTTCCGGACGCTGGTGGAGCGGGTGGGCTTCGCAGGGTCCGGCGCGGACGGGGGCCCGCCGTGA
- a CDS encoding glycogen/starch synthase, translated as MVTTVRSKAAPPAAPAMKGVPPLGAGIVHLVGEYWPYARTGGLAEAVRGLAEHQAASDTPTWVFLPLYRSVQQTGVQLEPFGDPFDVPLGPRTEEARLWKAPSTPGHPTVVFVSHPHYFDRPGLYGEDGDYPDNHRRFAFFVKAALLSIPRLGDRRWVVNAHDWHTALAPVLLRTELAGQPVFDAMATVLSVHNAGYQGHFAPETLVDLGLPLDLFHWARMEWYGRVNWLKGGLVYADFAATVSPTHAYELRTPTGGFGLHDQFIALGDRLVGILNGIDLSIWDPEHDPVLPGRFTKDALEGKALCKADLQRAAGLPEEPRKLLVGMTARLAQQKGFDILLGDGLLYRIDAQFVFVGEGEARYRNALAEVAANIPDRVAVRFVFTEEREHRLLAGADALLMPSLYEPCGLTQMRAQRYGALPIVRRVGGLSDTVEDQVTGFVFDEYSPAGLERAIRRALATYQDERAWNNHMREAMSRDFGWGRSAIRYLDLYRRALAAHARAS; from the coding sequence ATGGTCACGACCGTCCGCAGCAAGGCCGCGCCGCCCGCCGCACCCGCGATGAAGGGGGTCCCTCCCCTGGGCGCCGGAATCGTCCACCTGGTGGGGGAGTATTGGCCGTACGCCCGCACCGGGGGGTTGGCGGAAGCGGTGCGCGGGCTGGCGGAGCACCAGGCGGCATCGGACACGCCCACCTGGGTGTTCCTTCCCCTGTATCGCAGCGTCCAGCAGACCGGCGTGCAGCTGGAGCCGTTCGGAGACCCGTTCGACGTGCCGCTCGGCCCGCGCACGGAGGAGGCGCGCCTGTGGAAGGCCCCTTCGACGCCGGGCCATCCGACCGTGGTCTTCGTCTCCCACCCGCACTACTTCGACCGCCCCGGCCTGTACGGCGAAGACGGCGACTACCCGGACAACCACCGCCGCTTCGCGTTCTTCGTCAAAGCCGCCCTGCTCTCCATCCCGCGGCTCGGGGACCGGCGTTGGGTCGTCAACGCGCACGACTGGCACACCGCCCTGGCGCCCGTCCTGCTGCGCACCGAGCTGGCCGGGCAACCCGTGTTCGACGCCATGGCGACGGTCCTGTCCGTGCACAACGCAGGGTACCAGGGGCATTTCGCGCCTGAGACCCTCGTGGACCTGGGCCTGCCGCTGGACCTCTTCCACTGGGCCCGGATGGAGTGGTACGGACGGGTCAACTGGCTCAAGGGGGGCCTGGTCTACGCGGACTTCGCCGCCACGGTGAGCCCCACCCACGCCTACGAGCTGCGCACCCCCACCGGCGGATTCGGCCTGCACGACCAGTTCATCGCGTTGGGGGACCGTCTGGTCGGCATCCTGAACGGGATCGACCTGTCCATCTGGGATCCGGAGCACGACCCGGTGCTGCCCGGCCGGTTCACCAAGGACGCGCTCGAGGGAAAGGCGCTGTGCAAGGCCGACCTCCAGCGCGCCGCCGGCCTCCCGGAGGAGCCGCGCAAGCTGCTCGTGGGGATGACCGCGCGGCTCGCCCAACAGAAGGGGTTCGACATCCTCCTCGGGGACGGGCTCCTGTACCGGATCGACGCGCAGTTCGTCTTCGTCGGAGAAGGAGAGGCCCGGTACCGCAACGCCCTGGCAGAGGTGGCGGCCAACATCCCGGACCGGGTCGCCGTCCGGTTCGTCTTCACCGAGGAGCGCGAGCATCGGCTGCTGGCGGGCGCTGATGCGCTGCTCATGCCGTCGCTCTACGAGCCGTGCGGTCTCACCCAGATGCGCGCGCAGCGCTACGGTGCGTTGCCCATCGTACGGAGGGTCGGTGGCCTGTCCGACACCGTGGAGGACCAGGTGACCGGGTTCGTCTTCGACGAGTACTCCCCCGCCGGACTCGAACGGGCCATCCGGCGCGCCTTGGCCACGTACCAGGACGAGCGCGCCTGGAACAACCACATGCGGGAAGCCATGAGCCGGGACTTCGGTTGGGGTCGCTCCGCGATCCGCTACCTGGACCTGTACCGGCGGGCGCTCGCGGCGCACGCACGGGCGTCCTGA
- the glgB gene encoding 1,4-alpha-glucan branching protein GlgB: MHDLDRDLVDALAQGRLADPFALLGPHPVSGEGEGWVVRVWLPWAARLELVHAGGSVEMVRTDERGLFQSRVPGGATPPRYRLIAHGGSGPVELEDPYRFGPVLPDEELDRIKRTDGRIHQVLGAHVVELGGVQGVRFAVWAPTAERVSVVGDFNGWNPTLHPMRHRTPSGVWEIFLPGVRPGAVYKYALRSRFRTGDILKADPVGFGMEVRPATASVVVAPSGHVWSDAEWLALRPDRHADGAAVSIYEVHLASWRRRPGARPRDGEPGWLSYRELADTLLPYVRDLGFTHVELMPITEHPLDMSWGYQTLGYFAPTARHGSPDDFRAFVDRAHGLGLGVILDWVPAHFPTDAHGLGVFDGTHLYEHADPRKGVHPDWRTFIFNYARDEVRAFLISSALHWIENFHIDGLRLDAVASMLYLDYSREEGQWEPNVRGGRENLEAVAFLEELNGRIHHDHPDVLVCAEESTAWPGVTHGLDRGGLGFDVKWNMGWMHDTLEVFQADPLFRKGLHHRFTFSLVYAFAERFLLPLSHDEVVHMKGSLLSKMPGGPLDKHATLRVLFGYMWAHPGRKLLFMGGELGTWREWDFEGELDWPLLEQPLHRRLQNWVGALNRAYREERALHEWDTVPEGFEWLDVHDAERSTISFVRWSRDWEESVVVVVNLTPVTWKGYRLAVPHPGRYEVLLDSDAPEHGGGGRLGADVFHTVPEPLHGRDQFLELDLPPLTVLFLKREGAARPPSDGEGGPQPMDEVIQEGDVAQEGAL; the protein is encoded by the coding sequence ATGCACGACCTGGACCGTGATCTCGTCGACGCGCTGGCGCAGGGCCGGCTGGCCGATCCCTTTGCCCTGCTGGGCCCCCACCCGGTCTCGGGGGAAGGGGAGGGGTGGGTGGTACGCGTGTGGCTGCCCTGGGCCGCGCGCCTCGAGCTCGTGCACGCGGGTGGGTCGGTGGAGATGGTGCGGACCGACGAGCGCGGGCTCTTCCAATCCCGCGTGCCCGGCGGAGCGACGCCGCCCCGCTATCGCCTGATCGCGCACGGCGGATCGGGCCCGGTGGAGTTGGAGGACCCCTACCGGTTCGGCCCCGTCCTCCCGGACGAGGAGTTGGACCGGATCAAGCGCACGGACGGCCGGATCCACCAGGTGCTCGGTGCCCACGTGGTGGAGCTGGGCGGGGTGCAGGGGGTGCGCTTCGCGGTCTGGGCGCCCACCGCGGAGCGCGTCAGCGTCGTCGGGGACTTCAATGGATGGAATCCCACCCTCCACCCCATGCGGCACCGCACGCCGAGCGGCGTCTGGGAGATCTTCCTGCCGGGGGTCCGTCCCGGTGCGGTCTACAAGTACGCGTTGCGCAGCCGCTTCCGGACGGGGGACATCCTCAAGGCGGATCCCGTCGGCTTCGGGATGGAGGTGCGGCCAGCCACGGCCTCCGTGGTGGTGGCGCCGTCGGGCCATGTCTGGTCGGATGCGGAGTGGCTCGCGCTGCGACCGGACCGGCATGCCGACGGCGCGGCCGTCTCGATCTACGAGGTCCACCTGGCGTCCTGGCGTCGACGGCCGGGGGCGCGGCCCCGGGACGGCGAGCCGGGGTGGCTCTCCTATCGTGAGCTCGCCGATACGCTACTGCCGTACGTCCGTGACCTGGGCTTCACCCACGTCGAGCTCATGCCCATCACCGAGCACCCCCTCGACATGAGCTGGGGCTATCAGACGCTCGGGTACTTCGCACCGACGGCGCGTCATGGCAGCCCCGACGACTTCCGCGCGTTTGTGGACCGGGCCCACGGCTTGGGGCTGGGCGTCATCCTGGATTGGGTTCCCGCGCACTTTCCCACCGACGCGCACGGCCTCGGTGTCTTCGACGGCACCCACCTCTACGAGCACGCCGATCCGCGCAAGGGCGTCCATCCGGACTGGCGCACCTTCATCTTCAACTACGCGCGTGACGAGGTGCGGGCCTTCCTGATCTCGTCAGCCCTGCATTGGATCGAAAACTTCCACATCGACGGGCTCCGGCTCGACGCCGTGGCCTCCATGCTCTACCTGGACTACTCCCGTGAGGAGGGCCAGTGGGAGCCCAACGTGCGGGGAGGACGCGAGAACCTGGAGGCGGTCGCGTTCCTCGAGGAGTTGAACGGCCGTATCCACCACGACCACCCGGATGTCCTCGTGTGTGCGGAGGAGTCGACCGCTTGGCCCGGCGTGACGCACGGGCTGGACCGGGGCGGTCTGGGGTTCGACGTGAAGTGGAACATGGGGTGGATGCACGACACCCTGGAGGTATTCCAGGCCGACCCGCTCTTCCGGAAGGGCTTGCATCACCGCTTCACCTTCTCGCTCGTCTACGCGTTCGCCGAGCGCTTCCTCCTCCCGCTGTCGCACGACGAGGTCGTGCACATGAAGGGCTCGCTCCTTTCAAAGATGCCGGGTGGTCCGCTGGACAAGCACGCCACGCTGCGCGTGCTGTTCGGCTACATGTGGGCCCATCCCGGCCGGAAGCTGCTGTTCATGGGGGGCGAGCTCGGCACGTGGCGCGAGTGGGACTTCGAAGGGGAGCTGGACTGGCCCCTCCTGGAGCAGCCGCTCCACCGACGGCTGCAGAACTGGGTCGGGGCGCTCAATCGCGCCTACCGTGAGGAGCGGGCGCTGCACGAATGGGATACCGTGCCCGAAGGGTTCGAGTGGCTGGACGTGCACGACGCCGAGCGCTCCACGATCTCCTTCGTCCGCTGGTCCCGCGACTGGGAGGAGTCCGTGGTGGTGGTGGTCAACCTCACGCCGGTCACGTGGAAGGGGTATCGCCTGGCGGTGCCGCACCCGGGCCGGTACGAGGTGCTGCTGGATTCGGACGCGCCCGAGCACGGTGGTGGCGGTCGGCTGGGAGCCGACGTCTTCCACACCGTGCCCGAGCCGCTCCACGGTCGGGATCAGTTCCTGGAGCTGGATCTGCCTCCGCTGACCGTCCTGTTCTTGAAGCGTGAGGGGGCTGCCCGGCCGCCCTCCGATGGGGAGGGCGGACCGCAGCCGATGGACGAGGTCATCCAGGAAGGCGACGTCGCTCAGGAAGGCGCGCTGTAG
- a CDS encoding DUF6544 family protein translates to MTRGLVGFVGVLGAATALGVALRLLREGQAARAWDALDGHASPQVFDVSMVEGLPEPARRWLLHSVAPGTPLASSVTLTLPGTLRLARDGDPLTMTSEERLDPTRGYVWRARVRMGPVSIRGYDLYVDGRGEMRWWLAGMVPIVRASGPDLDRSAAGRLLGESIFVPTVLLPARGARWDAVDDERVRVRVDDGHEALTLTLTVRPDGSLARVDFLRWNSDPKNGPVGPLPFATELSDDRDFGGYTIPTRLEAGWRLGKAEEFRFFTARVTDAVWR, encoded by the coding sequence GTGACCCGAGGGCTGGTCGGGTTCGTCGGAGTTCTCGGCGCCGCCACCGCGCTCGGCGTCGCCCTGCGCCTCCTGCGCGAAGGACAGGCGGCTCGGGCGTGGGATGCGCTGGATGGCCATGCGTCCCCGCAGGTCTTCGACGTCTCGATGGTCGAGGGTCTGCCGGAGCCGGCCCGCCGTTGGCTCCTGCACTCCGTCGCGCCAGGGACTCCGCTGGCGTCCTCGGTGACCCTCACGCTCCCCGGCACCCTCCGCCTCGCGCGTGATGGCGATCCGCTGACCATGACGTCCGAGGAGCGTCTGGATCCGACGCGCGGGTACGTCTGGCGGGCACGCGTGCGGATGGGACCCGTGTCGATCCGCGGCTACGACCTCTACGTGGACGGAAGGGGGGAGATGCGGTGGTGGTTGGCCGGTATGGTGCCGATCGTGCGCGCCTCGGGCCCCGACCTCGATCGCTCGGCTGCGGGACGCTTGCTCGGCGAGTCCATCTTTGTTCCGACGGTGCTGCTGCCGGCCCGAGGCGCGCGCTGGGACGCGGTGGACGACGAGAGGGTGCGTGTGCGCGTGGACGACGGCCACGAGGCGCTGACCCTCACACTCACCGTCCGGCCGGACGGGAGCCTGGCGCGGGTGGACTTCCTGCGCTGGAACAGCGATCCGAAGAACGGGCCCGTGGGTCCGCTGCCCTTCGCCACCGAGCTGTCCGACGATCGTGACTTCGGCGGGTACACCATCCCCACGCGGCTTGAAGCCGGCTGGCGGTTGGGGAAGGCGGAGGAGTTCCGCTTCTTCACGGCGAGGGTCACCGACGCGGTGTGGCGCTGA